Proteins from one Bacteroidota bacterium genomic window:
- a CDS encoding threonyl-tRNA synthetase editing domain-containing protein yields the protein MKLLMIYCDKFSYTPQIKTLESFPEVEKGEVYKDSLVAFIHAEEHDHEDPKAVETKLVKNLKWAAKKNNTKKVVLHSFAHLSESKADPNFTKEIFDLAEARMNNADYQCSQTPFGYFLDIDVQAPGISQARIFKGF from the coding sequence ATGAAACTTCTAATGATATACTGCGATAAATTCTCTTATACTCCACAAATAAAAACTTTGGAAAGCTTTCCCGAGGTGGAAAAAGGCGAAGTTTATAAAGACTCTCTTGTAGCTTTTATACATGCCGAGGAACACGATCATGAGGACCCGAAAGCTGTAGAGACAAAACTGGTGAAAAACCTGAAATGGGCTGCAAAAAAGAACAATACAAAAAAGGTTGTTCTACATTCCTTTGCCCACCTGTCGGAAAGCAAAGCTGATCCGAATTTCACAAAAGAGATTTTCGATCTTGCAGAGGCGAGAATGAATAATGCAGATTACCAATGCAGCCAAACACCCTTTGGATATTTTCTCGATATAGACGTACAGGCTCCGGGAATATCGCAGGCAAGGATCTTTAAGGGATTCTGA